In a genomic window of Temperatibacter marinus:
- the flgK gene encoding flagellar hook-associated protein FlgK codes for MSLNSIINTSLSGLFVNQQTLQVASNNIANVNTPGYSRLVVEQAPNVVQGSSAGVIVSGVTRVVDRFLESAFRTSSSNAAEYTAQREFQDRIQGLLGDPNADSSLSQRLSDIYVSIADMSLNPADTLRRQQTLNEMQTFLDNISLIQDEVQNLRNETNQQIAEKTDELNELFNRAYELNPLIAKASAEGNNAGSLEGEMGQVLDKISEFMDITVQQNDEGTYRVTTSSGITVVDNTTKTRLEYEAPGTVDSSSYFDPIELYRLNPNTDEVTSSGRDMNGQIRSGSLRGLMDLRDEQLVNLSTTLGEFSARFTDQMNAVHNQYSAVPAPNSLEGKTTFIDGSQNVNFTGEVTFAVTDSNSQLVASHTVDFDSTAFADYDALVTAVNTGLGGAGTLALTNGQMSLTAASSSNGVVIADNETTPSSLSGRGFSHFFGMNDVISGREQGIYETGLTGSDPHTMTNGETIEFRVLDRNNSEISTVTVTISGTDIDDVIAELNDNTGLGAYVTYALDSKGQLTWTSNNTITDVDIQLISDATEMGSTGVGFTKAFGLDKSYQIDAGHELSVRNELSQDPSLFAVSDFDLTGSVGDVVLTSGDQRGALAFQETETEVFQFGDAGELRAADASLQQYLAQYLGNAGLMAQRSENLEIDNLALRDELELRRSDVSGVNLDEELSSLVVYQNAYNASARVLSTVQSLYDSLLQVV; via the coding sequence ATGTCATTAAATTCGATCATTAATACCTCTTTGTCAGGGTTGTTTGTTAATCAACAGACCCTACAGGTTGCATCGAATAATATTGCTAATGTGAATACACCTGGCTATAGCCGATTGGTCGTGGAGCAAGCCCCTAACGTGGTTCAGGGCAGTTCTGCGGGGGTTATTGTCTCTGGTGTGACCCGCGTTGTTGACCGATTTTTAGAATCTGCGTTTAGAACATCTTCTTCAAATGCAGCAGAATATACAGCCCAGCGTGAATTCCAGGATCGTATTCAAGGGCTTTTGGGCGATCCCAATGCAGATAGCTCCTTGTCTCAAAGACTTTCAGATATTTATGTTTCAATTGCTGACATGTCGCTCAATCCTGCGGATACCTTGAGACGACAACAGACGCTCAATGAGATGCAGACATTTTTGGATAATATTTCTCTTATACAAGATGAAGTGCAAAATCTGAGAAATGAGACCAACCAGCAGATCGCAGAAAAAACTGACGAATTAAATGAGCTCTTTAATCGGGCTTATGAACTTAATCCGCTGATTGCAAAGGCAAGTGCGGAGGGGAATAATGCTGGGTCTCTTGAAGGAGAGATGGGGCAGGTTCTGGATAAGATATCTGAGTTTATGGATATTACAGTTCAACAAAATGATGAAGGTACATATAGAGTGACCACATCAAGCGGGATCACTGTTGTCGATAATACAACAAAAACCCGCTTAGAGTATGAAGCACCTGGTACCGTAGATTCCTCCTCTTACTTTGACCCTATTGAATTATATAGGCTCAATCCTAATACGGATGAAGTAACAAGTTCTGGTCGAGATATGAATGGTCAAATCCGGTCTGGATCGCTGAGAGGGCTCATGGACCTTAGAGATGAGCAACTTGTGAATCTTTCCACAACCTTAGGGGAGTTCTCAGCTCGTTTCACAGACCAAATGAATGCTGTTCATAATCAATATTCTGCTGTGCCGGCACCAAATTCTTTGGAGGGCAAGACCACCTTCATCGATGGCTCTCAAAATGTTAATTTTACAGGGGAAGTAACTTTTGCCGTTACGGATAGTAACAGTCAACTTGTTGCCTCCCATACAGTTGATTTTGATAGCACGGCTTTTGCTGACTACGATGCATTAGTCACAGCAGTCAATACAGGCTTGGGCGGGGCAGGGACATTGGCTTTGACAAATGGTCAGATGTCTTTGACAGCGGCCAGTAGTTCCAATGGTGTCGTTATTGCTGATAATGAGACAACACCTTCTTCCCTTTCTGGCCGGGGCTTCTCTCACTTCTTTGGTATGAATGATGTGATCAGTGGTCGAGAACAAGGAATTTACGAAACCGGCCTCACAGGCAGTGACCCTCACACGATGACCAATGGTGAAACAATTGAGTTCAGAGTTCTTGACCGAAATAATTCTGAAATTTCTACAGTCACCGTTACAATTTCAGGGACGGATATAGATGATGTCATTGCCGAACTTAATGACAATACCGGCTTGGGTGCTTATGTGACATATGCCTTAGATTCTAAGGGACAGTTAACATGGACTTCCAATAATACAATTACCGATGTTGATATTCAATTGATCTCTGATGCGACAGAGATGGGATCAACGGGGGTTGGTTTTACTAAGGCATTCGGTCTTGATAAAAGCTATCAAATTGATGCAGGCCATGAACTTTCAGTGCGGAATGAATTGAGCCAAGATCCTTCATTGTTCGCTGTGAGTGACTTCGACCTGACAGGATCAGTGGGCGATGTTGTCCTTACTTCAGGGGACCAACGCGGTGCGCTTGCATTCCAAGAGACGGAAACAGAAGTCTTTCAATTTGGCGATGCTGGCGAGTTAAGAGCGGCAGATGCTAGTCTTCAACAATATCTTGCCCAGTATCTTGGGAATGCAGGCTTGATGGCTCAGCGTTCAGAAAATTTAGAAATTGATAATTTGGCTCTTAGAGATGAGCTTGAACTGCGCCGCAGTGATGTGAGCGGTGTTAATCTGGATGAGGAATTGTCTAGCCTGGTTGTCTACCAGAATGCTTACAATGCTTCAGCAAGAGTGTTATCTACGGTTCAAAGTCTCTACGATTCCTTGTTGCAAGTGGTATAG
- a CDS encoding flagellin: protein MTRVSSFGQQTLLLRGMMNNQESVFKAQQQITTGKKSTDYAGTAGDTATILGAKNFKSRVETYQSSIATIRGKLDANDVQLEGMLNSMRSLKETTQTALANYQAEGLIPLLEQGFKFIVNGLNSNLDGTFLFSGAKTGTKPVNVDEISDLSSLGSISDAFENSDIGFEARIADGVELEFGLLADEIAEDAFQVMHDIYDYNVTNPGALEGELDSTSYAFIQSKISELDTVIDDMLQIQVSNGLAFERLEVVDNQHKDTVNYLETYIADLEDVDLAEAITRLNNDQVALEASYQAVSSLTQLSLLRFL from the coding sequence ATGACACGTGTATCTAGCTTTGGACAGCAAACCCTTCTTTTAAGAGGGATGATGAATAATCAAGAAAGTGTCTTTAAAGCACAACAGCAGATTACCACAGGTAAAAAGTCGACGGATTATGCTGGCACTGCCGGTGATACGGCTACGATTTTAGGGGCGAAGAATTTTAAATCTCGCGTAGAGACATACCAAAGCTCAATTGCCACGATCAGAGGAAAGCTTGACGCAAACGATGTTCAGTTAGAAGGTATGTTGAACTCAATGCGCTCTTTGAAAGAGACAACTCAGACAGCTCTGGCTAACTATCAAGCAGAAGGGCTTATTCCTCTTCTGGAGCAGGGTTTCAAATTCATAGTGAATGGTTTGAACTCCAACTTGGATGGAACTTTTTTATTCTCAGGTGCAAAAACAGGCACCAAACCTGTCAATGTTGATGAAATATCTGACTTATCAAGCCTTGGTTCTATAAGTGATGCCTTTGAAAACAGTGATATTGGTTTTGAAGCGAGAATTGCCGATGGAGTAGAGTTAGAATTTGGTTTGCTAGCTGATGAAATTGCTGAAGATGCTTTTCAAGTAATGCATGATATCTATGATTACAATGTGACAAATCCTGGGGCTTTGGAAGGCGAACTTGATTCAACGTCATATGCTTTCATTCAGTCTAAAATTTCAGAGTTAGACACCGTAATTGATGATATGCTGCAAATTCAAGTATCAAACGGGCTCGCATTTGAGCGGCTCGAAGTTGTGGATAATCAACACAAAGATACTGTCAACTACTTGGAAACTTATATTGCAGATTTAGAAGATGTGGATCTTGCAGAAGCCATTACGCGATTAAATAATGACCAAGTAGCCTTAGAGGCTTCCTATCAAGCTGTGAGTTCTCTGACACAGCTTTCTTTGCTCAGATTCTTGTAA
- a CDS encoding enoyl-CoA hydratase, whose protein sequence is MSDVLISRENNIITIQFNRPEKKNAITGAMYDQMSEVIEEAEKDTAVRAILLKGTEGCFTSGNDLHDFMAFNMSDTREELESIRFLRAIVPSSVPVIAAVDGLAIGIGTTMLLHCDQIVTTRDALYKMPFTELALVPEAGSSYMIPQKVGHSKASDLLLTGRSFSGEEAHDWHIATHLTESFEDCHTLAEKLADDFNHRPPAAIRKSKKLIKGDMKDIVARLEQEGIEFGNQLKSPECAEAIQAFMQRRKPDWSKFG, encoded by the coding sequence ATGTCAGATGTTTTGATTTCACGCGAAAATAATATTATCACGATTCAGTTTAACAGACCTGAGAAGAAAAACGCCATTACAGGTGCGATGTACGACCAGATGTCTGAAGTGATTGAAGAGGCAGAAAAAGACACTGCTGTCAGAGCCATTTTGCTGAAAGGCACCGAAGGATGTTTTACTTCGGGAAATGACCTGCATGACTTCATGGCCTTCAATATGAGTGATACACGAGAAGAGCTTGAATCTATTCGATTTTTACGGGCTATCGTTCCGTCTTCCGTACCTGTGATCGCGGCTGTTGATGGGCTGGCAATTGGCATTGGGACGACAATGTTACTGCATTGCGATCAAATTGTTACAACAAGAGATGCTCTTTATAAAATGCCTTTCACTGAACTTGCACTCGTTCCCGAAGCAGGGTCATCTTATATGATTCCTCAAAAGGTCGGTCATTCTAAGGCTTCAGATTTGTTGTTAACTGGCAGGTCATTTTCTGGAGAAGAAGCACATGACTGGCATATTGCAACGCACTTAACAGAGAGTTTTGAAGACTGTCATACACTCGCGGAAAAATTAGCAGATGATTTTAATCATCGCCCCCCAGCGGCTATTAGAAAATCAAAGAAATTAATCAAGGGAGATATGAAGGACATTGTTGCACGTCTTGAACAAGAAGGTATTGAGTTTGGTAATCAATTAAAATCACCCGAATGCGCAGAAGCGATACAGGCCTTTATGCAAAGGCGAAAACCTGATTGGTCAAAATTTGGATAA
- a CDS encoding MlaA family lipoprotein — protein MKKVILLLVALSAAACATTPDVIDPYEKTNRKIFEFNRKVDRVILDPVANTYNAVMPSPARKGIRNAFDNLSEPMTFANDILQAKPERAISTLARFIINSTVGIAGLWNPAEKMGLKRHKEDIGQTLAVWGFKESPYFIIPFVGPSTTRDTVGFTASLFLDPTDYVIDKEFGWEWVYARLGADIITIRAELDKVLDDLYSETDPYLLARSAYLQRRDYLIRDGREKEYDEEDDLFFDDELDDEEVELLNLILSSKNQ, from the coding sequence ATGAAAAAGGTGATACTCCTTCTTGTAGCTTTATCAGCTGCCGCTTGTGCAACAACGCCAGATGTAATTGACCCCTACGAGAAGACGAATAGAAAAATATTTGAATTTAATCGTAAAGTCGATCGAGTCATCCTTGATCCCGTTGCAAATACCTATAATGCTGTCATGCCATCCCCTGCCCGAAAAGGCATTAGAAATGCATTTGATAATCTTTCCGAACCAATGACTTTTGCGAATGACATCTTGCAGGCGAAACCGGAAAGAGCCATTTCGACGCTGGCAAGATTTATAATCAATAGTACTGTCGGCATTGCGGGGCTCTGGAATCCCGCTGAAAAAATGGGCCTAAAGCGCCATAAAGAAGATATCGGTCAAACTCTTGCTGTCTGGGGCTTTAAAGAGTCGCCCTATTTCATCATACCTTTTGTTGGTCCTTCTACAACAAGGGACACGGTTGGTTTTACAGCCTCACTTTTCCTAGATCCTACAGACTATGTCATAGATAAAGAATTTGGCTGGGAGTGGGTCTATGCAAGACTGGGTGCAGACATTATAACGATTAGGGCTGAGCTTGATAAAGTTTTGGATGATTTATACTCAGAAACTGACCCCTATCTTCTTGCCCGATCAGCCTACCTTCAACGCCGTGATTATCTAATAAGAGACGGCAGAGAAAAAGAATATGATGAAGAAGACGATCTCTTCTTTGACGATGAATTAGATGATGAAGAAGTAGAGTTGTTAAATCTCATTCTCTCCTCTAAAAATCAATAA
- a CDS encoding ArsR/SmtB family transcription factor: MFNGKSNQAMVNTMELLLSALRAAAEVTRLRILGLLGHGELTVSELVSILDQSQPRVSRHLRLMVEAGLLARFREGTWVFYRLADHGLQRQLINDLLPHIESDSGDLARDLERLKLLRAERATLAAEYFQENAEQWNEVRSLYVPELEVEKALIELAGEQRNGNLLDVGTGTGRILEVFSESISAGVGVDLSRDMLSVARNELDAKSIENCEVRLGDMYNLPVERGSKDLVIFHQVLHFADDPLMAIKEAEKSLRAGGALLIADFAPHQHEFLRDEHAHRRLGFSDEEVTSWAHGSALSYAENLTFKGDKLDVKVWRLEKGRES; encoded by the coding sequence ATGTTTAACGGAAAGTCGAATCAAGCAATGGTGAATACTATGGAATTGTTGTTGTCAGCACTAAGAGCTGCAGCCGAAGTTACAAGATTAAGAATTCTTGGCCTCTTAGGTCACGGTGAACTGACTGTGAGCGAATTGGTTTCAATTTTGGATCAAAGTCAGCCTCGTGTGTCTCGTCACCTGCGTTTAATGGTCGAGGCAGGATTACTAGCAAGATTTAGGGAGGGGACGTGGGTCTTCTATCGACTTGCGGATCATGGTCTTCAACGCCAACTCATCAATGATTTATTGCCACATATTGAAAGCGATTCAGGGGATCTTGCTCGGGATCTGGAACGTCTTAAGCTATTAAGAGCTGAACGGGCCACATTGGCCGCTGAATATTTTCAGGAAAATGCAGAACAATGGAATGAAGTGAGGTCTTTATATGTGCCGGAGCTTGAGGTCGAGAAAGCTCTTATCGAGCTTGCTGGTGAGCAAAGAAACGGTAATTTACTTGATGTAGGGACAGGGACAGGACGGATCTTAGAAGTTTTTTCAGAAAGTATTTCCGCAGGTGTTGGTGTTGATTTATCAAGGGATATGCTTTCTGTTGCACGGAATGAACTGGATGCTAAATCCATTGAAAACTGTGAGGTCCGTCTTGGGGATATGTATAATTTACCTGTTGAACGTGGCAGTAAGGACTTAGTCATTTTTCATCAGGTCCTTCACTTTGCTGATGATCCCCTGATGGCAATTAAAGAAGCAGAAAAGTCTCTCAGAGCGGGCGGTGCACTATTGATTGCAGATTTTGCGCCTCATCAACATGAATTTTTACGTGATGAACACGCCCACAGGCGCCTAGGCTTTAGTGATGAAGAAGTTACTTCATGGGCCCATGGTTCGGCCTTATCTTATGCAGAAAATTTAACATTTAAAGGTGACAAACTTGATGTGAAAGTTTGGCGTCTCGAAAAAGGAAGAG